The following DNA comes from Streptomyces pristinaespiralis.
CCCCTCCTTGGGCCTGGCTCGCACATGCATCCGCTCCCCCTGCGGCCCGAAGAGGCTCAGAAACTCGACCGGCCGGTCGTCCGCGCAGCCGAACCAGTGCGGCACCCGGGTGTCGAACTCCGCCGCCTCCCCCGGGCCCAGCACCACATCGTGGTCGCCGAGCACCAGCCGCAGACGTCCGGACAGGACGTACATCCACTCGTAGCCCTCGTGCGTGCGGGGCTCGGGCTTCTCACCGAAGACCTTGTGGATCACCTTGTACGCCTGGAGGCCGCCCGGCCTCGCGGTGAGCGGGTACATCGTCCGGCCGCCGCGGACGATCGGCTTGGCGCGCACCCGGGGATCACCGACCGGCGGCGCGCCGACCAGTTCGTCCAGCGGGACCTGATGGGCCCGCGCGATCGGCAGCAGAAGCTCCAGGCTCGGGCGGCGTCCCCCGGACTCGAGCCGCGACAGAGTGCTCACCGAGATGCCGGTCGCCTCGGAGAGCGCGCCGAGGGTGGCCCCCCGCTCGCGCCGGATCCTCCGGAGCCGGGGGCCCACCTCGTTCAGTACGGCGTCCAGGCGTGTGTCGTCGTCACTCATGCGTCCATTGCAGGAACAGCAACGCGATTTGTCAAACACACAAACGCGACGGCCGGGACACGGCGGGTGTCAGCGCCCGAACAGCTCGAACGCGACGGCGGGACGGCCGCCGAAGCGCGGAGCCGCCATCTCGGCCATGCGGGTGAGGAAGGTACGGCAGTACTCCTGCGGGTCCTGCTCCGTCAGGCCCTCGATGTACAGGCGGTGCTCCAGCAGCGACGCGACCGACCTCTCGAGGCCGGGGCCCGCGTCGACGGCGTGCGTGGGGCTGGTCGAACCCGCCACCGCCACCCAGCGCACGCCGTCCCAGGGCTCGAGGCCCTGCTCCACGAGCTCCGGGAAGATCCACCGGTTGCCGGCGTCGGCGGCCGCGTCGAGGGTCGCCCGGCCCACGGCCCGGTGGTCGGGCGTGTTCCAGGCGGTACCGCCCCAGGTGTCACGGTGGTTGAGGGTGATGACCAGCTCCGGCCGGTGCCGGCGGATGGCCGCCGCGATGTCCCGGCGCAGGTCGGTCCCGTACTCGATGACACCGTCCCTGTGGTCCAGGAACTCGACGACGGAGACGCCGACGACGGCCGCGCTCGCCCGCTGCTCCCGCTCGCGCAGCGGTGCGCACTCCGCGGGAGCGATGCCGTCGATGCCGGCCTCTCCCCGGGTGGCCAGGAGGTAGGCGACCTCGCGGCCCTGGTCGGTCCATCCGGCGATGGCGGCCGCACAGCCGTACTCGAGGTCGTCGGGGTGGGCGACGACCGCGAGCGCGCGCTGCCAGTCGGCCGGCATCTCTTCGAGCTGTTCGGTCTTCTGATCGGTCATGTCCCGCAGGATACGGATCCACTGATCATGTGTCAGAGCTCCTGCCGGGCGAGTGCCAGCAACCGGTCCACGACCCGCGGCCCGCCCGCCCGCACCCCGTCGTGCTCGTACTCGTCGGTGACCCAGGTGCGCAGCCCGCGCACGGCACGGGCGGTGCGCAGCGAGTGG
Coding sequences within:
- a CDS encoding helix-turn-helix domain-containing protein, with amino-acid sequence MSDDDTRLDAVLNEVGPRLRRIRRERGATLGALSEATGISVSTLSRLESGGRRPSLELLLPIARAHQVPLDELVGAPPVGDPRVRAKPIVRGGRTMYPLTARPGGLQAYKVIHKVFGEKPEPRTHEGYEWMYVLSGRLRLVLGDHDVVLGPGEAAEFDTRVPHWFGCADDRPVEFLSLFGPQGERMHVRARPKEG
- a CDS encoding PIG-L deacetylase family protein produces the protein MTDQKTEQLEEMPADWQRALAVVAHPDDLEYGCAAAIAGWTDQGREVAYLLATRGEAGIDGIAPAECAPLREREQRASAAVVGVSVVEFLDHRDGVIEYGTDLRRDIAAAIRRHRPELVITLNHRDTWGGTAWNTPDHRAVGRATLDAAADAGNRWIFPELVEQGLEPWDGVRWVAVAGSTSPTHAVDAGPGLERSVASLLEHRLYIEGLTEQDPQEYCRTFLTRMAEMAAPRFGGRPAVAFELFGR